In the Malassezia vespertilionis chromosome 1, complete sequence genome, one interval contains:
- a CDS encoding uncharacterized protein (COG:S; EggNog:ENOG503P95F), translating into MPCVHIVLVKVKDQVLRNGYEEFKARLETLRDLQVTKDEVTQLHWGPPIWDTRSQGFNYGLYTVFRNREGLERYKEDNDHKDFSKMNLLPNVEGRKALDIQTRLQSMSWRIRSNTTNVQDMLQDARSAQCHWGRTASVPFGALRGESAEHDSCAWNNELKRGISEDDSDAVLASAFEENELAWQGAVCEMNMVDDNWENIPAPERTVRPLPARSGFRPTKSMPPLRELPADYNPFLNRGAEAMDQTVEMHERVDFATYAQRTDNF; encoded by the exons ATGCCGTGCGTTCATATTGTGCTTGTCAAAGTAAAGGACCAAGTTCTCCGCAATGGCTACGAGGAGTTCAAGGCACGCCTTGAGACGCTTCGTGATTTACAGGTGACCAAGGACGAAGTCACGCAGTTGCATTGGGGCCCCCCTATCTGGGACACGCGCTCGCAGGGCTTTAACTATGGCCTCTACACCGTGTTCCGCAACCGTGAAGGATTGGAGCGCTACAAGGAGGACAACGACCATAAGGA CTTTTCCAAGATGAACTTGCTCCCGAATGTGGAAG GACGCAAGGCGCT CGATATTCagacgcgcctgcaaagTATGAGCTGGCGGATTCGTTCAA ATACTACCAATGTCCAGGATATGCTACAGGATGCACGGAGCGCACAGTGCCATTGGGGACGCACTGCGTCTGTTCCTTTTGGGGCATTACGCGGCGAATCCGCCGAGCATGACTCTTGCGCGTGGAATAATGAATTGAAGCGTGGCATCTCGGAGGATGATAGCGATGCAGTGCTTGCGAGTGCATTTGAAGAAAATGAGCTTGCCTGGCAAGGCGCGGTTTGCGAAATGAATATGGTGGACGACAACTGGGAGAATATCCCAGCTCCGGAGCGCACGGTACGGCCTCTCCCCGCACGTTCTGGATTTCGTCCAACAAAGTCAATGCCACCTTTACGTGAGCTTCCTGCGGATTACAATCCGTTCCTGAACCGGGGCGCCGAGGCCATGGACCAGACTGTAGAAATGCACGAACGCGTGGATTTCGCAACCtatgcgcagcgcaccgatAATTTCTAA